In Microbulbifer celer, a single window of DNA contains:
- the corA gene encoding magnesium/cobalt transporter CorA: MLRLFEIQHGKIRESNSGSHYDNRALAEAAWIDLQEPEADERDLLEQLLRTELPESEDVDELESSARYFVDTAGIHVHSLYLTQSEGRHATATAAFILQPQRLITVRDSELADFRLLRMRARRDQVEAHSAQELLTLLFEQKVENLADALEDNYLKLGEVSHLVLEDEGADLEEAIDYLAKLEDSNGKIRLCLMDTQRSVAFLQRQFKDDANLRESCWGILRDIDTLLSHTTFLFEKINFLMDSTQGFINIEQSKIIKIFSIAAVVFLPPTMVASIYGMNFKYMPELDWLLGYPWALLLMLMAGMAPFLYFKKKGWL, translated from the coding sequence ATGCTCAGACTGTTTGAAATCCAGCACGGCAAGATCAGGGAGTCCAATTCCGGTAGTCATTACGATAACCGGGCCCTCGCAGAAGCGGCGTGGATTGATCTGCAAGAGCCCGAGGCAGATGAACGGGACCTGCTGGAACAGTTACTGCGCACCGAACTGCCAGAGTCGGAAGATGTCGACGAACTGGAATCTTCCGCACGTTATTTTGTGGATACCGCAGGTATTCACGTTCACTCCCTGTACCTGACCCAGAGCGAAGGTCGGCATGCAACCGCCACTGCGGCGTTTATCCTCCAGCCGCAACGCCTGATTACCGTGCGCGACAGCGAACTGGCGGACTTCCGCCTGTTGCGGATGCGGGCACGACGCGACCAGGTAGAAGCCCACAGTGCCCAGGAGTTACTCACGCTACTGTTTGAACAGAAAGTGGAAAACCTGGCCGATGCGTTGGAAGACAACTATCTCAAGCTCGGAGAGGTCAGCCACCTGGTGCTGGAAGACGAGGGCGCAGATCTCGAAGAAGCCATCGACTACCTGGCAAAACTGGAAGACTCCAACGGTAAGATCCGCCTGTGCCTGATGGATACCCAGCGTTCTGTGGCCTTTCTGCAACGGCAATTCAAAGACGATGCCAACCTGCGCGAAAGCTGCTGGGGTATCCTGCGTGATATCGACACCCTGCTTTCCCACACCACGTTTCTGTTCGAGAAGATCAACTTTCTGATGGATTCCACCCAGGGGTTTATCAATATCGAGCAGAGCAAGATCATCAAGATCTTCTCCATTGCCGCGGTGGTTTTCCTACCCCCCACCATGGTCGCCAGTATCTACGGAATGAACTTTAAATACATGCCGGAGTTGGACTGGCTTTTGGGCTACCCCTGGGCACTGTTATTGATGTTGATGGCGGGTATGGCGCCATTTCTGTATTTCAAGAAGAAGGGATGGTTGTGA
- a CDS encoding helix-turn-helix transcriptional regulator, with product MTTDTDKSPIIAGNGRQGMLDHSVTGHQLQAPGQTARGRSTPIGEGVLRGKFFHHSFSGGLSVQGSDAVELQNLSSMSELQPGISFNLIFAGQVDFTLGPQRCRLGASEYRSLECSAYVLARPDIMTRFTCSGMHVRKLSVFVERGWLQQRCRLEAEQAQLHRLFAGHGQLRVWRPQQDTAGLAQSLLDDQLAEPESPGLPQRLSLECRTLALLEALLQELIDQLPEPSEKCDDFPPVLPSFKDKVDTCLKECRRLEDVATALGISVSTLQRKFKAAYGYTVIDYVRRRRLEMARSALVIDGISIGEAAYMAGYNHPSNFVAAFRRQFDVTPARLVRQHRNRQRQPVTAERETAE from the coding sequence ATGACCACGGACACGGATAAGTCGCCCATCATCGCCGGTAATGGTAGGCAGGGGATGCTGGATCATTCGGTGACCGGTCACCAGCTGCAGGCACCCGGCCAAACAGCGAGGGGGAGAAGTACGCCAATAGGCGAGGGTGTCTTGCGTGGCAAGTTTTTCCACCACAGTTTCAGTGGTGGCCTGTCAGTGCAGGGTAGCGACGCGGTAGAGCTGCAGAACCTGAGCAGTATGAGCGAGTTACAACCCGGGATCAGCTTCAACCTGATCTTTGCCGGGCAGGTGGATTTCACCCTTGGCCCGCAACGCTGCAGGTTGGGGGCCAGTGAATACCGGTCACTGGAGTGTTCCGCCTATGTCCTGGCGCGCCCGGATATAATGACGCGCTTCACCTGCAGCGGCATGCATGTGCGTAAACTGAGTGTATTTGTGGAGCGGGGCTGGTTGCAGCAGCGTTGCCGCCTGGAAGCGGAACAGGCGCAATTGCACAGGCTGTTTGCCGGTCACGGACAGTTGCGGGTGTGGCGGCCGCAACAGGATACAGCCGGACTGGCGCAGTCCCTGCTTGACGATCAATTGGCGGAACCTGAGTCACCGGGGCTGCCACAGCGTCTGAGTCTCGAATGCCGCACCCTCGCGCTGTTGGAAGCGCTGTTGCAGGAGCTGATCGATCAGCTGCCGGAACCCAGTGAAAAGTGCGATGATTTTCCTCCTGTCCTTCCATCCTTCAAAGACAAAGTGGATACCTGCCTGAAAGAATGCCGCAGGCTGGAAGACGTCGCCACAGCGTTGGGAATCTCTGTCAGCACACTGCAGAGAAAGTTTAAAGCCGCCTACGGATACACGGTAATCGACTATGTGCGTCGCCGCCGGCTGGAAATGGCCCGCTCGGCACTGGTCATTGACGGCATCAGTATCGGTGAAGCGGCCTATATGGCCGGCTACAACCATCCGTCCAATTTTGTCGCGGCGTTTCGCCGTCAGTTCGATGTCACGCCGGCGCGGCTGGTGCGCCAGCATCGCAATCGGCAGCGTCAACCTGTCACGGCAGAGCGGGAAACTGCTGAGTAA
- a CDS encoding RHS repeat-associated core domain-containing protein codes for MPEESDYGDYDIRWKLPSGSVTSYKLERRCKLGGATCGVAGWHEIEPTGGPLSRIFEARGDIADKYQYRVKGCNVDACANSWATTAWIDVHNLEGVAPAVSLTSATSPGSIEYDASVTYQGDAAVSVPVEVAPGVNGLMPNVGIHYSGARYRERNNEVLPEDILGYGWRISGMSAIRRCVKNRPAEDSIELDTTDSICLDGEPLVLVSGAHWQAGATYRTLRDSFRLIELKVLNGKTWFQVSEPSGEVKEYGKTADSRLKAGSSVHFGWTLNRVEDSFGNEINYLYHRDTVEGINYPLEITYGNNADAKIEFLYGTRNDAPPQPLSHGEIEQEQLVLLHHIKVSLDGNLQREYRLITEPDTEEYRRLKYVQLCGYGEFGQSSECLEPLSIGWLDPDGENPIDIKTGVGEVTDGLGKTTQFHHAMMREGSVDGLFSERPFGEGVVPPGVKLLDPVNGEYRCVVTEVHRSNGFADGWHVTRYSYQGTGLVSENHWGFLGYYAQKIADAETGVVTYKQFRSDFPYIGKVARIEQYEGNYDDNLQRLTAQQFHYQSLSLDVVGGSTLYPFVKQKLQVQLENNEVIGYVAEETDLTTELISGYGELIDGEVHTKVYAQDAQVSAPGSTWGDVSVTSFSEVERTTESVFTLDNRVSPWIVGFVSGKAVNHYDGASDLAPDRSQIVTAIPYQGSNKVGAVTRFPEDPDLELSTTYTYDGYGNVLTETTFGVNVDTRTASASGYIDARYPSQLTNALEQPMTVTYDKRFGAPKKITNANSKLTETTYDEFGREISRKNIDGVEFTTSYSVCYSSTCPVYNNVITAYKVTTSSPVTPLSERYFDILGRPVQLDVESFDGTKVSRKEYNYDEAGRLYLETEPYYENETKPISIYKYDIRNRIESIQKAAGGEVRATYSPLSSEGKVKVTVEEDVYDHGGSFVETQKKVSHYNVAGDLVETIDAFGTVDQVSTVYEHDGMGLLESVVINGDPATESTFDYDAAGNRTFLSDPNLGTVTTTYTALNEVWNQIDGKLQEIDYRYDKLGRIVEKTNSDGVAHWNYDPEGAIGQLANTVYTEDGVEIFRESYFYIDSKVDYKTTALVAGGLSKSYRHDYDYDGLGRLQYITYPSGVEAHYQYNSAGYLEAITDGSSTLKSIVDTTAGGHSIAETYGNGVATSRVYDPMTGQLESIATLGASTIQDNTYEWRTNGTLESRVSSVGAVKREEFTYDSINRLKTSDTRVDGSLIRSLSNEYDKLGNILSKTSTNSEYASVSGYQYGQGGNAGRNAVSYVSVNGEGYNLHYDNNGAITRYDAVSGDDKWITWNGRHLPTEITVGSSKSTETPTARDRFKYGPSGQRFYRESAWWDEASQSMQSEKVFIVGGYEDVLPANDPDYQRIQKVQIEKNIQHVALTDIAGISFGTFEYIHRDHLGSIEKVTDETGNIILDSSFDAFGSRRDTSWQSEISASDLESVLTAQGLTTKRGFTGHEHLDRTGLIHMNGRLYDPTLGRFLSPDPFVQAPANSQSWNRYSYVFNSPLNFTDPSGFIGIRQKFHDSTGGGSSDGWDVYVVGNRLGSGFKETTWNDVIREYGNYYDNRRTPGEEIAIASSTDGEDETIDEVVCNADPETGECAQEDPQFNSNDPNYHEYELRTQICHTMTTSCTAQNVYSALKRFPAPGYDGTSSVENGQVANVPGLGHVTHIVNDDRMSVVNVTMGDHLLYPGKVVRSVVVEGPKIYVNTYGDGTGPLGTMNEILDNVVWEPVDWKIRNAIYNE; via the coding sequence TTGCCTGAGGAGAGTGACTACGGTGACTATGACATTCGTTGGAAATTACCATCCGGCAGCGTGACTTCCTATAAACTGGAAAGACGGTGCAAATTGGGGGGCGCGACATGTGGCGTTGCTGGCTGGCATGAAATTGAGCCTACTGGCGGGCCTCTAAGTCGTATATTTGAAGCTAGAGGAGATATTGCAGATAAATATCAGTATCGCGTGAAGGGTTGTAATGTCGATGCGTGTGCCAATTCATGGGCTACTACGGCTTGGATTGATGTGCATAACTTAGAGGGGGTGGCTCCCGCGGTATCGTTAACTTCTGCTACAAGCCCTGGCAGCATCGAATATGACGCAAGCGTGACCTACCAAGGGGATGCTGCTGTTTCAGTACCAGTGGAAGTTGCTCCTGGCGTTAATGGTCTTATGCCAAATGTCGGTATCCACTACTCTGGCGCGCGATATCGAGAGCGTAATAATGAGGTTTTGCCCGAAGATATTCTCGGTTACGGCTGGCGTATTTCCGGTATGAGCGCTATCCGTCGGTGTGTGAAAAATCGACCGGCGGAAGATTCAATTGAACTCGATACCACTGACTCAATCTGTTTGGACGGTGAGCCGCTTGTTCTTGTTTCAGGGGCACATTGGCAGGCAGGTGCAACGTACAGAACTTTGCGTGATAGCTTTCGCCTAATCGAGTTGAAAGTTCTAAATGGAAAAACGTGGTTCCAAGTGTCCGAGCCAAGTGGTGAGGTTAAGGAATACGGAAAGACAGCTGATAGCCGACTGAAGGCCGGAAGCTCAGTGCACTTTGGATGGACGCTAAATAGGGTCGAAGACTCCTTTGGTAACGAAATTAACTATCTTTACCACCGCGATACAGTTGAGGGTATCAATTATCCGCTTGAGATTACTTATGGAAACAATGCAGATGCAAAAATCGAGTTTTTGTACGGGACTCGGAATGATGCACCACCACAACCGTTGAGCCATGGTGAAATTGAGCAAGAACAGTTGGTATTGTTGCATCACATCAAAGTCAGTTTGGATGGAAATCTACAGCGTGAATACCGACTTATTACTGAACCTGATACCGAAGAATATCGGCGCCTGAAGTACGTCCAGCTTTGTGGGTATGGCGAGTTTGGGCAGAGCTCCGAATGCCTTGAACCCTTATCTATTGGGTGGCTAGATCCGGACGGCGAAAACCCAATTGATATTAAAACAGGTGTGGGCGAGGTCACAGACGGCTTAGGTAAAACGACGCAATTTCATCACGCGATGATGCGCGAAGGCTCTGTCGATGGCCTTTTCAGTGAGCGTCCCTTTGGCGAGGGTGTGGTACCACCAGGGGTGAAACTACTGGATCCCGTAAATGGTGAGTATCGCTGTGTTGTCACCGAAGTGCATCGATCTAATGGCTTCGCCGATGGCTGGCACGTCACTCGCTACAGCTACCAAGGTACGGGTCTAGTTAGTGAGAACCACTGGGGTTTCCTTGGCTACTATGCACAGAAAATCGCCGACGCTGAGACTGGAGTCGTTACCTATAAACAGTTTCGTTCCGATTTCCCTTACATTGGGAAAGTCGCGCGTATCGAGCAGTACGAAGGAAACTATGATGACAATCTACAGCGTCTAACAGCGCAACAATTCCATTATCAATCTCTCTCTCTTGATGTAGTAGGCGGCTCTACTCTCTATCCGTTTGTGAAGCAAAAGCTTCAGGTACAACTTGAAAACAACGAAGTCATTGGGTACGTAGCAGAAGAAACGGATCTGACGACGGAGTTGATTAGTGGCTATGGAGAACTTATTGATGGAGAGGTGCATACAAAAGTGTATGCGCAGGATGCCCAGGTTAGTGCCCCTGGTAGTACCTGGGGCGATGTTTCGGTTACCAGTTTTTCAGAAGTAGAGCGAACTACCGAAAGTGTCTTTACCCTCGATAACCGTGTTTCTCCCTGGATAGTTGGGTTTGTAAGCGGTAAAGCAGTAAATCACTATGATGGTGCAAGTGACTTAGCTCCTGATCGAAGCCAGATTGTTACCGCTATTCCCTACCAAGGTAGTAATAAGGTAGGAGCTGTTACACGTTTCCCTGAAGACCCAGACCTAGAGTTATCTACTACCTATACTTATGATGGCTACGGTAATGTATTAACGGAGACAACATTCGGTGTTAATGTTGATACAAGAACAGCTTCCGCAAGTGGTTACATCGATGCTCGGTACCCTAGCCAGCTCACGAATGCGCTCGAACAGCCGATGACGGTCACTTACGACAAGCGATTTGGAGCGCCTAAAAAAATTACCAACGCTAATTCCAAGTTAACAGAAACTACATACGATGAGTTTGGTCGAGAGATTTCTCGGAAGAATATTGATGGTGTCGAGTTCACGACAAGTTATAGTGTGTGTTATTCCTCTACTTGTCCTGTTTACAACAATGTAATTACCGCATATAAGGTGACGACAAGTTCACCGGTTACACCTCTTTCTGAACGATACTTTGATATTCTCGGTCGGCCGGTACAGCTTGATGTCGAGTCATTCGATGGCACTAAGGTGTCGCGAAAGGAATACAACTACGATGAGGCTGGTCGCCTGTACTTGGAAACCGAGCCGTATTATGAAAACGAAACTAAACCGATATCGATTTATAAGTACGATATTCGAAATCGAATTGAATCAATACAAAAGGCTGCTGGCGGTGAGGTAAGAGCAACTTATAGTCCTCTGTCTTCAGAAGGGAAAGTGAAAGTCACTGTTGAAGAGGATGTATATGATCACGGTGGAAGTTTTGTTGAAACGCAAAAGAAGGTATCGCACTACAATGTAGCGGGTGACCTGGTTGAAACGATCGATGCATTCGGGACCGTGGATCAGGTATCGACTGTTTATGAGCATGATGGGATGGGGCTGCTTGAGAGTGTGGTGATTAATGGTGACCCTGCAACAGAGTCAACATTCGATTACGATGCGGCAGGAAATCGTACCTTCCTATCTGATCCCAATTTGGGCACAGTCACTACAACTTATACCGCACTTAATGAAGTCTGGAACCAGATTGATGGAAAACTTCAAGAAATAGATTATCGCTATGATAAGTTAGGTCGCATTGTAGAAAAGACGAATTCTGATGGGGTTGCTCACTGGAATTACGACCCTGAAGGTGCAATCGGCCAGCTCGCTAACACTGTTTATACAGAAGATGGCGTGGAAATTTTCCGTGAAAGCTATTTCTATATCGACTCGAAAGTTGATTATAAAACCACCGCTTTGGTTGCCGGGGGGCTGAGTAAGTCCTATCGTCATGATTATGACTATGACGGGCTGGGGCGCTTACAATACATCACCTACCCCAGTGGCGTTGAGGCGCATTATCAGTATAACTCTGCAGGCTATTTGGAAGCGATTACAGATGGTAGCTCCACGCTTAAAAGCATCGTAGATACTACAGCTGGTGGTCACTCTATCGCAGAGACCTACGGAAATGGCGTTGCGACAAGTCGTGTATACGATCCGATGACAGGGCAACTTGAATCCATAGCGACACTGGGCGCAAGTACTATTCAGGATAATACATACGAGTGGCGGACTAACGGAACGCTGGAGAGCAGAGTATCATCGGTCGGCGCTGTAAAGCGCGAAGAGTTTACCTACGACTCGATTAATCGACTCAAAACTTCGGATACTAGAGTGGATGGATCTTTGATTCGTTCACTCTCGAACGAGTATGACAAGTTAGGGAATATTTTATCGAAAACTAGCACTAACTCTGAGTACGCTAGTGTCAGCGGTTATCAATATGGACAGGGCGGTAATGCTGGTCGCAACGCTGTCAGTTACGTATCCGTAAATGGAGAGGGATATAACCTACATTATGATAATAATGGAGCTATCACCAGATACGACGCTGTATCTGGTGACGATAAGTGGATAACCTGGAATGGAAGGCATCTGCCGACGGAGATCACGGTGGGTAGCTCCAAGTCGACGGAAACACCGACGGCTCGAGATCGATTCAAGTACGGTCCGAGTGGGCAGAGGTTCTACCGTGAAAGCGCATGGTGGGATGAAGCGAGTCAGTCCATGCAATCAGAAAAGGTGTTTATAGTCGGGGGCTATGAAGATGTTCTTCCGGCGAATGATCCAGATTACCAGCGTATTCAAAAGGTGCAGATAGAGAAAAATATCCAGCACGTGGCGCTTACTGATATCGCAGGCATCTCTTTTGGAACGTTTGAATACATACACAGAGATCATCTCGGTTCCATTGAAAAGGTTACCGATGAAACCGGCAATATCATTCTTGATAGTAGCTTCGATGCATTTGGTTCTCGTCGCGACACCAGCTGGCAGAGCGAGATATCGGCTAGTGACTTGGAGAGTGTTCTCACTGCCCAGGGATTGACCACCAAGAGAGGATTCACTGGTCACGAACATTTGGATCGTACTGGTTTGATTCATATGAATGGGCGTTTGTACGACCCAACCTTAGGCCGGTTCCTGAGTCCCGACCCATTTGTCCAGGCGCCAGCTAATAGTCAAAGTTGGAATCGTTATAGTTATGTATTTAACAGTCCACTTAATTTCACTGACCCTAGTGGTTTCATAGGAATCCGCCAGAAGTTCCACGACTCGACAGGTGGAGGAAGCTCTGATGGCTGGGACGTCTATGTTGTTGGAAATCGGCTGGGTAGTGGATTTAAGGAGACCACCTGGAATGATGTAATCCGTGAATACGGTAACTACTATGACAACCGTAGGACTCCTGGTGAAGAAATAGCTATAGCTTCATCGACCGATGGTGAGGATGAAACAATTGACGAAGTTGTTTGTAATGCGGATCCAGAAACCGGAGAGTGTGCACAAGAGGATCCGCAGTTCAATTCAAACGACCCAAATTATCATGAGTACGAATTACGCACCCAAATTTGTCATACGATGACAACTAGTTGTACAGCGCAGAATGTCTATTCAGCACTGAAACGATTCCCTGCACCTGGATATGATGGGACAAGTTCCGTTGAGAATGGACAAGTTGCAAATGTTCCAGGCTTGGGACACGTAACACATATTGTTAATGATGATCGAATGTCAGTTGTGAATGTGACAATGGGTGACCACTTGCTTTATCCAGGCAAAGTCGTGAGGAGTGTTGTTGTGGAGGGGCCGAAAATTTATGTGAATACATATGGTGATGGTACTGGCCCGCTAGGAACTATGAATGAGATTTTAGACAATGTTGTCTGGGAGCCGGTGGATTGGAAGATACGTAATGCGATATATAATGAATAG
- a CDS encoding cytochrome b translates to MQTRNTDTHYGWVAVAFHWLMAPAIIGMFALGWWMRGLSYYDPWYRQGPEIHKAVGIILFALLVARLLWRWANPAPAPEAAPRWQQKIAGAAHGLLYLLLIVISIAGYLISTADGRAIEVFNWFTVPATLQGLENQEDIAGTIHKWLAWTLMGLVLLHGLAALKHHFINRDATLRKILGLGPRAHEKSLQTNRP, encoded by the coding sequence GTGCAGACCCGTAATACAGACACTCACTACGGCTGGGTCGCCGTCGCGTTCCACTGGCTGATGGCGCCGGCAATCATCGGTATGTTCGCGCTCGGCTGGTGGATGCGTGGGCTTTCCTATTACGACCCCTGGTATCGTCAGGGACCGGAAATCCACAAGGCGGTAGGGATTATCCTGTTTGCGTTGCTGGTCGCGCGGCTATTGTGGCGCTGGGCCAACCCCGCACCGGCACCGGAAGCGGCTCCCCGCTGGCAGCAGAAAATCGCCGGCGCGGCACACGGCCTGCTTTACCTGCTGCTGATTGTGATCTCCATCGCCGGTTACCTGATTTCCACCGCGGACGGACGCGCTATTGAAGTCTTCAACTGGTTCACGGTACCCGCAACGCTGCAGGGGCTGGAGAATCAGGAAGATATCGCCGGGACCATTCACAAGTGGCTGGCGTGGACGCTGATGGGATTGGTATTGCTGCACGGCCTGGCTGCACTGAAACACCATTTTATCAACCGCGATGCCACATTGCGCAAGATCCTGGGGCTTGGGCCCCGCGCACACGAAAAAAGCTTACAAACCAATCGTCCATAA
- a CDS encoding host attachment protein, whose translation MSKAWVLVANHTHARLFEGEKRAKTLHEIESMVYPEGRMKGRDLITDAPGRSFDSSGEGRHAMSPSTGLRKQGAQKFARDIAHALEKGRVEGRYDKLYIVAEPSMAGTLRMSMSSPTLATIAGESRKNLVTCDSEKIRAELPMWLS comes from the coding sequence ATGTCAAAAGCCTGGGTACTGGTAGCAAACCATACGCACGCGCGCCTCTTTGAGGGGGAAAAGCGGGCCAAAACGCTCCACGAAATCGAATCCATGGTGTATCCGGAAGGTCGCATGAAAGGGCGCGACCTGATCACCGACGCCCCGGGGCGCAGTTTTGACAGCAGTGGTGAGGGGCGCCACGCCATGTCCCCCTCCACCGGACTGCGCAAACAGGGTGCGCAGAAGTTCGCCCGGGACATTGCGCACGCCCTGGAAAAAGGCCGCGTGGAAGGCCGTTACGACAAACTCTACATTGTTGCGGAGCCGTCGATGGCGGGCACACTGCGTATGTCCATGAGTTCACCGACCCTGGCCACCATTGCCGGAGAGTCCCGCAAAAATCTGGTCACCTGCGATTCGGAAAAAATCCGTGCAGAGCTCCCCATGTGGCTTTCCTGA
- a CDS encoding CBS domain-containing protein has product MKVEQAMHRGVTWCPPETPLREVAEMLRDHDVGVIPVGENDKLIGMVTDRDIVCRGVAEGSDLSGLTARDVMSDGVEFCFADDNMEEAIAHMAREKVRRLPVVNGAKRMVGMLSMGDISHGANDEECTRYASAVSAHH; this is encoded by the coding sequence ATGAAAGTGGAACAGGCAATGCACCGGGGAGTCACCTGGTGCCCGCCGGAAACGCCCTTACGGGAAGTCGCAGAGATGTTACGAGACCACGATGTGGGGGTAATACCGGTAGGGGAAAATGACAAATTGATCGGGATGGTCACGGATCGCGATATCGTCTGTCGCGGTGTGGCGGAAGGTTCGGACCTGAGTGGCCTGACGGCTCGCGATGTGATGAGTGACGGTGTGGAGTTCTGTTTTGCCGATGACAATATGGAAGAGGCCATTGCGCATATGGCGCGCGAGAAGGTCCGTCGGCTGCCGGTAGTGAATGGCGCCAAACGCATGGTGGGAATGCTCAGTATGGGGGATATTTCCCACGGCGCGAATGACGAAGAATGCACCCGTTACGCCTCGGCGGTTTCGGCACATCATTGA
- a CDS encoding YceI family protein, with protein sequence MKKLAVLLFATLIGATAQAADYKFDTKGAHAFVQFRIKHLGYSWLYGRFDKFDGNFVYDEAKPEASTVEVTVDTTSLNSNHAERDKHLRGKDFLNVAEFPTATFKSTSFEPQGDGKALLKGNLTLHGVTKPITIDVSEVGGGKDPWGGYRQGFTGTTEFKLKDFGIDYDLGPASQTVEMILDVEGIRQ encoded by the coding sequence ATGAAAAAACTTGCAGTTCTGCTGTTTGCCACACTGATTGGCGCCACCGCCCAGGCCGCTGATTACAAATTCGACACCAAAGGCGCCCACGCATTTGTCCAGTTCCGCATCAAGCACCTGGGCTACAGCTGGCTGTATGGCCGTTTCGACAAGTTCGACGGCAACTTTGTTTACGATGAAGCCAAGCCCGAAGCCTCTACTGTTGAAGTCACCGTGGACACCACCAGCCTGAACAGTAACCACGCGGAGCGCGACAAGCACCTGCGCGGCAAAGATTTCCTGAACGTGGCCGAGTTCCCCACCGCCACCTTCAAGAGCACCAGCTTTGAACCGCAAGGCGACGGTAAAGCGCTGCTGAAGGGTAACCTGACCCTGCACGGTGTAACCAAGCCGATCACCATCGATGTCAGCGAAGTGGGCGGTGGTAAGGACCCGTGGGGCGGCTACCGTCAAGGCTTTACCGGCACTACCGAATTCAAACTGAAAGACTTCGGCATCGACTACGATCTGGGCCCGGCCTCCCAGACCGTTGAGATGATCCTGGATGTGGAAGGTATTCGCCAGTAA